The Bacillus sp. Marseille-Q1617 genome has a segment encoding these proteins:
- a CDS encoding response regulator, with protein MIKVVIAEDDFRVAQIHEGFLAKNQEMELVGKAMNAKETLDILRENCVDLLLLDVYMPDQLGTELLHRIRADFPSIDIMMITAAKEKTFLEKALRYGVEQYLIKPVTLEKFQEAMKAYVQKKVTLNSAAEVNQQILDQFFGGEKAKKAAEKRNNLPPGIDYLTLDKVTHILQEEKEGITSERVGEKMGASRTTARRYLEYLVGTKDASVEHVYGIVGRPERRYRLRNDRIV; from the coding sequence ATGATTAAAGTTGTAATAGCGGAAGATGATTTTCGTGTAGCACAAATACATGAGGGGTTTCTGGCGAAAAATCAGGAGATGGAACTAGTGGGTAAGGCGATGAATGCTAAAGAAACCTTGGATATCCTGCGTGAAAATTGTGTGGATTTACTTTTACTGGATGTATATATGCCTGACCAGCTTGGGACGGAATTACTGCATCGGATCAGAGCTGATTTTCCTTCTATCGACATCATGATGATTACTGCTGCAAAAGAAAAAACATTTTTAGAAAAAGCACTTCGATATGGAGTCGAACAGTACTTAATTAAACCGGTTACGTTGGAGAAATTTCAAGAAGCAATGAAAGCATATGTTCAAAAAAAAGTAACGCTTAATTCTGCCGCAGAGGTAAACCAACAAATACTGGACCAATTCTTTGGTGGTGAAAAAGCAAAGAAAGCTGCTGAAAAAAGAAACAATCTACCCCCGGGGATAGATTATTTAACTCTTGATAAAGTGACTCACATCCTGCAAGAAGAAAAAGAAGGAATAACCTCAGAAAGAGTTGGCGAAAAGATGGGGGCATCCCGGACAACCGCCCGTAGATATCTTGAATATTTAGTGGGAACAAAGGATGCCTCTGTCGAACATGTTTACGGAATAGTCGGTCGCCCTGAAAGAAGATATCGATTGAGGAATGATAGGATAGTTTGA
- a CDS encoding tripartite tricarboxylate transporter substrate binding protein, which produces MKKYGLLMIICVMALMTACSSSASGGKEFPSKNIEIIAPASPGGGWDLTARSVQKVLRDNDIVDKNINVINKPGGGGEAGWKYLETKDAHYLAINSSLVLTNKLLGQSDLSHEQFTPIATLATEWQALAVPVDSKYETASDLLDQMKKDPKSIKIGVGPGLGNDDHLSLVQAASEKGIDPTKLDFLVYEGGGDVVTALLGGHVDAVTTSLSEVKEQHLAGKLKILAVSSEKRLEGLDDVPTWTEEGVDMVFPHWRGIMGPPDMTEEEVAYWDEKIGKMVKTDEWKKMLENNDWDDFYKDSKETKQFMKEQEELYTELVNSSGLTN; this is translated from the coding sequence ATGAAAAAGTATGGATTATTAATGATTATCTGTGTAATGGCTTTGATGACTGCCTGCTCAAGCTCGGCTTCAGGAGGGAAGGAGTTTCCGTCGAAGAATATTGAAATCATTGCTCCAGCCTCTCCAGGCGGAGGATGGGATTTAACAGCTCGTTCCGTCCAAAAGGTTTTACGTGACAATGACATTGTGGATAAAAACATCAATGTCATTAACAAACCGGGCGGCGGCGGCGAAGCGGGATGGAAATATCTCGAAACAAAAGACGCTCATTATCTGGCAATCAACTCAAGTTTAGTACTAACGAATAAATTACTGGGACAAAGTGATCTGTCTCATGAACAATTCACGCCGATTGCTACGCTGGCAACAGAATGGCAGGCGCTGGCAGTCCCGGTTGATTCAAAATATGAAACGGCATCAGATTTATTGGATCAGATGAAAAAAGATCCGAAATCTATCAAAATCGGGGTGGGTCCAGGACTCGGAAACGATGACCATCTATCATTAGTACAAGCTGCAAGTGAAAAGGGAATTGATCCTACTAAACTGGACTTTTTAGTATATGAAGGCGGGGGAGATGTAGTAACTGCATTGCTTGGAGGACACGTCGATGCTGTCACCACTTCTCTCTCTGAAGTGAAAGAGCAGCATTTAGCAGGGAAACTAAAGATATTGGCGGTTTCTTCTGAGAAGCGATTAGAAGGACTTGATGATGTTCCTACTTGGACTGAAGAAGGTGTCGACATGGTCTTCCCACATTGGAGAGGCATCATGGGACCTCCAGATATGACGGAAGAAGAAGTGGCATATTGGGATGAAAAAATCGGAAAAATGGTGAAAACAGATGAATGGAAGAAAATGCTCGAAAACAATGACTGGGATGATTTTTACAAGGACAGTAAAGAAACAAAGCAATTCATGAAGGAACAAGAAGAATTATATACGGAACTTGTCAACAGCTCAGGGTTGACGAATTAA
- a CDS encoding tripartite tricarboxylate transporter TctB family protein encodes MRAIKLGMPIFLILLSFSFLVGSMNLPKANLGNPNGPLYFPIGLSVFMLIFSIFYFYQEWRSLHVHNEEVRLLLKGRTPRLIGLTVLYGGIYAFIFERIGFLFSTILFLAALLFTVNGRKIVVNLAVAIGFSFLSWYAFSVLLGVSLP; translated from the coding sequence ATGAGAGCAATCAAACTGGGGATGCCGATCTTTTTAATTCTATTAAGCTTCTCTTTTTTAGTAGGTTCCATGAATTTGCCTAAGGCAAATCTGGGGAACCCAAACGGTCCGCTATATTTTCCAATTGGCTTAAGTGTGTTTATGCTGATATTCAGCATCTTCTATTTCTATCAGGAGTGGAGAAGTTTACATGTCCATAATGAGGAAGTCAGGCTGTTACTGAAAGGCAGGACACCTAGATTGATCGGGCTGACAGTTTTATATGGAGGTATCTACGCATTCATATTTGAACGGATAGGGTTCTTGTTTTCTACGATTTTATTCCTGGCAGCTTTATTATTCACGGTAAATGGCAGGAAAATTGTCGTGAATCTGGCTGTAGCAATAGGTTTTTCCTTTTTATCATGGTATGCATTCAGCGTTTTATTAGGAGTCAGTCTTCCTTAG
- a CDS encoding tripartite tricarboxylate transporter permease, giving the protein MDLSNFMQGLTTALEPINIMWVVIGGFLGTIVGMLPGLGPATAVAVLIPITFGMEPVSAIILMAAIYYGAMYGGSRSSILLNTPGDGSAIAATFDGYPMAQKGQAGQAMAISAVASFIGGIMAVIGFIFLAEPLASFALKFGPAEYFLLMLLTLSAIVALSVGKMVKGFIAMFLGLMLSTIGIDTQSGVYRFTFGSSHLSEGIDFLIVIIGVYAVGEVLYNYLTIDQVKKEKKKVGKIWFTKSQWRRSLWPILRSGPLGFVVGVLPGAGGSIASMISYSTEKQISKKPEEFGKGAVEGLAAPESANNAASVGAMIPLLTMGIPGSGTTAVMLGALVMLGMKPGPLLFENDPNTVWTLINSMFIGNIALVIINILLVGLLVKILDTPAKVLYPVIVILAFIGTYTLSYSAVDFFLLLIFGVFGLFMKVMDFPIAPLVLALIVGADMEQNFRMAVLSSNGSLGIFFDTPIAIGLTVLTLLSLFYPLLIKALKKRGRDPVNPISKDM; this is encoded by the coding sequence ATGGATTTAAGCAACTTCATGCAAGGTTTAACAACTGCTTTAGAACCTATAAATATTATGTGGGTGGTAATCGGAGGATTTCTTGGGACGATAGTCGGTATGCTGCCTGGGCTGGGTCCTGCAACTGCGGTAGCTGTATTAATCCCGATCACATTTGGTATGGAGCCCGTCAGTGCAATTATTTTGATGGCAGCCATCTATTATGGCGCTATGTACGGCGGGTCGAGGAGCTCGATACTATTAAATACCCCGGGTGATGGTTCGGCGATAGCCGCTACATTTGATGGTTATCCAATGGCACAGAAAGGTCAGGCAGGACAGGCGATGGCCATCTCGGCAGTTGCCTCGTTCATTGGAGGGATAATGGCTGTAATCGGGTTTATTTTTCTTGCTGAGCCGCTGGCCAGTTTTGCATTGAAATTTGGTCCTGCGGAATACTTTTTGTTGATGCTGTTGACTCTCTCAGCCATTGTTGCTCTATCGGTGGGTAAAATGGTCAAAGGCTTTATTGCCATGTTTCTTGGGTTGATGCTCAGTACCATTGGTATTGACACTCAAAGCGGAGTCTACCGTTTCACTTTCGGAAGTTCTCATCTAAGTGAAGGAATCGATTTTTTAATCGTCATTATCGGTGTTTACGCAGTAGGGGAAGTGCTTTATAACTATTTGACGATTGATCAAGTGAAAAAAGAAAAAAAGAAAGTCGGCAAGATCTGGTTTACAAAGTCGCAGTGGAGACGCTCATTATGGCCGATTCTAAGAAGTGGCCCGCTGGGATTCGTGGTGGGAGTCCTGCCGGGTGCCGGGGGCTCGATTGCTTCTATGATCAGTTATTCGACAGAAAAACAAATCTCCAAAAAGCCGGAGGAATTCGGTAAGGGTGCAGTGGAAGGGCTGGCGGCGCCGGAATCCGCAAATAATGCTGCTTCAGTAGGTGCAATGATCCCGTTATTAACAATGGGCATTCCCGGGTCCGGGACTACAGCCGTTATGCTCGGAGCCCTTGTCATGCTGGGTATGAAGCCAGGTCCTTTACTATTTGAAAATGATCCCAATACGGTGTGGACATTGATCAATAGTATGTTCATTGGAAATATTGCGTTAGTTATCATAAATATCTTGCTGGTTGGTCTACTAGTTAAGATTCTTGATACGCCAGCGAAAGTTTTATATCCGGTTATTGTAATCCTTGCTTTTATCGGAACCTACACACTCAGTTACAGTGCAGTGGACTTCTTTCTGTTATTAATTTTCGGTGTATTCGGTTTATTCATGAAGGTGATGGACTTTCCGATTGCTCCGCTTGTACTGGCATTGATTGTCGGAGCTGATATGGAACAGAACTTTAGAATGGCAGTACTCTCATCGAATGGAAGTCTGGGTATCTTCTTTGATACACCAATAGCAATTGGTTTAACTGTATTAACTCTTTTATCTCTTTTCTATCCATTGCTTATTAAGGCTCTTAAAAAGAGGGGAAGGGATCCTGTTAATCCAATATCAAAAGATATGTAG
- the tcuA gene encoding FAD-dependent tricarballylate dehydrogenase TcuA — protein sequence MANQRSYNLVVVGAGNAALCAAISAREEGAEVLVLEKGPKHKRGGNSFFTDGAIRVAYHNLDDIRKVVTDLSDEEAEVIVMPDYNEDDYYQDIMRVTKGESQPDLAKQLVDRSFETLVWMKGHGVKFELNYDNQSYEKDGKRQFWGGLPVKTENKGIGLMKQLFSRAEELGIDIWYETAAVELLKKGEKISGVVVQQGENRMTVESTGVVLACGSFEGNKKLRSEYIGKEWEAAIVRGTEYNTGDGISMAMAAGAEKFGEYSGCHSIGTDYHAPKVGDFNKPGDIFKKHSYPLSIMLNNEGKRFVDEGADFRNYTYAKYGREILKQPGHVAYQIYDSQVRPLLRKEYDLEEATYYKGETLDELVNQLSVNKQQFLQTIEDYNAAVQDGDYNPTEKDGKKTVGLTPEKTNWALKIEEGPFYAFPVTCGITFSFGGLRVNSSGEVLNKDDKPLSGLFAAGEMVGGIFYHNYPGGSGLMSGAVYGKLAGSTAARYAMSNKQDSKIIH from the coding sequence ATGGCAAACCAAAGATCCTATAATTTAGTTGTCGTTGGGGCAGGTAACGCAGCTTTATGTGCTGCCATTTCAGCCCGTGAAGAAGGGGCGGAAGTGTTGGTTCTTGAAAAAGGTCCGAAGCATAAAAGAGGCGGGAATTCATTCTTTACCGATGGGGCCATCAGGGTAGCGTATCACAATCTGGATGATATCCGTAAAGTTGTAACAGATCTCTCGGATGAGGAAGCAGAAGTTATCGTCATGCCGGATTACAACGAAGATGATTATTATCAAGATATCATGCGCGTGACGAAAGGAGAAAGTCAGCCTGACCTGGCAAAACAACTGGTGGATCGTTCATTTGAGACGCTGGTTTGGATGAAAGGGCATGGAGTGAAATTTGAACTTAACTATGATAATCAGTCCTATGAAAAGGATGGCAAGCGGCAATTCTGGGGAGGACTGCCGGTTAAGACCGAAAATAAAGGTATAGGCTTGATGAAGCAGCTTTTTTCCCGTGCAGAGGAGCTGGGGATTGATATCTGGTATGAGACCGCTGCAGTTGAGCTATTAAAAAAAGGTGAAAAAATAAGCGGTGTCGTCGTCCAGCAGGGTGAAAATAGGATGACAGTAGAATCAACCGGGGTTGTTTTGGCATGCGGTAGTTTTGAAGGAAATAAAAAGCTTCGAAGTGAGTATATCGGCAAAGAATGGGAAGCGGCAATTGTTCGAGGCACCGAATATAACACAGGTGACGGGATTTCTATGGCCATGGCTGCAGGAGCAGAGAAGTTTGGTGAATATTCCGGGTGTCACTCAATTGGAACGGATTATCATGCACCAAAAGTCGGGGACTTCAATAAGCCGGGAGATATCTTTAAAAAACATTCCTATCCCCTTAGTATCATGTTAAATAATGAAGGAAAACGGTTTGTAGATGAAGGCGCCGACTTCCGTAATTATACGTACGCTAAGTACGGACGGGAAATATTGAAACAGCCTGGTCATGTGGCTTATCAGATTTATGATTCCCAAGTACGGCCGCTTCTCAGAAAGGAATATGATTTGGAAGAAGCAACTTATTATAAAGGTGAGACTCTGGATGAACTAGTTAATCAGCTGTCAGTGAACAAACAACAATTTTTGCAGACAATAGAAGATTATAATGCAGCCGTACAAGATGGGGATTACAACCCCACAGAGAAAGACGGAAAGAAGACAGTGGGATTAACACCTGAAAAGACGAACTGGGCATTGAAGATTGAGGAAGGACCTTTCTATGCTTTCCCGGTAACTTGCGGTATTACGTTTTCATTTGGCGGGCTCCGAGTTAATTCATCAGGAGAAGTATTAAATAAAGACGATAAACCATTGTCCGGGCTGTTCGCTGCAGGGGAGATGGTTGGTGGAATCTTTTATCATAATTACCCCGGAGGCTCTGGATTGATGTCAGGTGCTGTGTATGGAAAATTAGCAGGTTCGACTGCTGCACGTTATGCAATGAGCAATAAGCAGGATTCAAAGATCATTCATTGA